A region of Spiroplasma endosymbiont of Crioceris asparagi DNA encodes the following proteins:
- a CDS encoding iron-sulfur cluster assembly scaffold protein — MSTWLMDNYTNPEYKKTLIGDNVFSKRYSAKSCNDDITLFFDIKNDVINDVGFDGEGCALSIACANSFCRLIKQQNVAEAKMLANKFLLAIENKKLTENLDNELANFEKNIITGKRKICLSIVPNIINTI, encoded by the coding sequence ATGAGTACATGATTAATGGATAACTATACAAATCCTGAATATAAGAAAACTTTAATTGGGGACAATGTTTTTTCTAAAAGATATAGTGCAAAATCATGTAACGATGACATAACACTATTTTTTGATATTAAAAATGATGTGATAAATGATGTTGGGTTTGACGGAGAAGGCTGTGCATTATCAATAGCATGTGCCAATTCCTTTTGTCGGTTAATAAAACAGCAAAATGTTGCTGAAGCAAAAATGCTTGCCAATAAATTTTTATTAGCAATAGAAAATAAAAAACTTACAGAAAATCTTGATAATGAACTTGCTAATTTTGAAAAAAATATAATAACAGGAAAAAGAAAAATTTGTTTATCAATTGTTCCAAATATAATTAATACTATTTAA